The Astatotilapia calliptera chromosome 14, fAstCal1.2, whole genome shotgun sequence genome includes a region encoding these proteins:
- the trarg1a gene encoding tumor suppressor candidate 5 homolog has translation MAINTDANFQRSSLGEGGGGAPPPDFQETEKLLAVTTEPGGNQMNMSTSFTVNVGSDKGLEAEENGHSVSVRSGSTGQLAASAPLSPSKASLSRSSTGNAVQETPKPRDYLILVIISCICPVWPISIVALVYSIMSRNSLQAGDIDGAKRLGKLARLLSIVSIVLGVVMITVYVSVSVSK, from the exons ATGGCGATCAACACGGATGCCAACTTCCAGAGATCCAGTTTGGGTGAGGGCGGAGGAGGCGCTCCGCCGCCAGACTTCCAGGAAACTGAGAAACTACTTGCAGTGACCACTGAGCCTGGAGGGAACCAGATGAACATGTCCACCTCCTTCACGGTCAACGTGGGCAGCGACAAGGGTCTGGAAGCCGAGGAGAACGGCCACAGCGTCTCCGTGAGATCGGGCTCCACCGGGCAGCTGGCCGCCTCCGCCCCTCTCTCCCCTTCCAAGGCGAGTCTGAGCCGCTCCTCCACCGGCAACGCAGTCCAGGAGACCCCGAAGCCCCGGGATTACCTCATCCTGGTCATCATCTCCTGCATTTGCCCCGTTTGGCCCATCAGCATCGTGGCACTGGTGTACTCCATCATG TCCAGAAACAGTCTCCAGGCGGGGGACATAGACGGGGCCAAGAGGCTGGGTAAACTGGCTCGTCTGCTCAGTATCGTCTCCATTGTCTTGGGCGTGGTCATGATCACAGTCTACGTCTCAGTTTCAG TTTCCAAATGA
- the aipl1 gene encoding aryl-hydrocarbon-interacting protein-like 1 has protein sequence MSDMKDALLLGSEGIKKTILHGGSGDIPKFVTGVKVTFHFRTQLCDDERTVIDDSKAVGTPMEIVIGNMFKLDIWETLLSSMRIGEVAEFWCDTVHTGVYPLVSKSMRRIAEGKDPVDWHIHTCGMANMFAYHSLGYEDLDELMKEPKPLYFVLELLKVQQPREYDRETWALSDEERLKAVPVLHGQGNKLYKQGRYQEATQKYKEAIICIKNVQTKEKAWDVPWMKLEKMANTLTLNYCQCLLRMEEYYEVIEHTTDIINQHPGIVKAYYLRGKAHVEVWNEAEARQDFSRVLDLNPGMKKAVKKELAILNMRMEEKNKEDKLKYKGMF, from the exons ATGTCGGATATGAAAGACGCACTCCTGCTGGGATCAGAAGGAATTAAGAAAACCATCCTGCATGGAGGGAGTGGAGACATTCCAAAGTTTGTCACAGGAGTGAAG GTGACCTTCCACTTCCGCACGCAGCTGTGTGACGACGAGCGCACGGTGATAGATGACAGCAAAGCGGTTGGAACACCCATGGAGATAGTGATTGGCAACATGTTTAAGCTGGACATCTGGGAGACCCTGTTGTCCTCTATGAGGATCGGTGAAGTGGCGGAGTTCTGGTGTGACACCGTT CACACTGGTGTCTATCCACTGGTGTCCAAAAGCATGCGACGCATCGCTGAGGGCAAAGACCCAGTCGACTGGCACATCCATACATGCGGCATGGCCAACATGTTTGCCTACCACAGCCTTGGCTATGAAGACCTGGATGAGCTGATGAAGGAACCGAAGCCGCTCTACTTCGTCCTGGAGCTGCTCAAg GTGCAGCAGCCCAGAGAGTACGACAGGGAGACGTGGGCTCTGAGTGATGAGGAGAGGCTGAAGGCCGTTCCTGTGCTGCACGGCCAGGGAAACAAACTCTACAAACAGGGACGTTACCAAGAAGCCACACAGAAATACAAGGAGGCCATCAtctgcattaaaaatgttcagACCAAG GAGAAAGCATGGGATGTCCCATGGATGAAGCTGGAGAAGATGGCCAACACTTTAACACTTAACTACTGCCAATGTTTGCTCCGCATGGAGGAGTACTACGAGGTCATTGAGCACACAACCGACATTATCAATCAGCACCCAG GCATAGTTAAGGCCTACTACCTGCGAGGGAAGGCCCACGTGGAGGTGTGGAACGAGGCGGAGGCCCGGCAGGATTTCAGCAGGGTCCTGGACCTGAACCCGGGCATGAAAAAGGCTGTTAAGAAGGAACTGGCCATACTTAACATGCGTATGGAAGAGAAGAACAAAGAAGACAAGCTCAAATACAAAGGCATGTTTTGA